A stretch of Henckelia pumila isolate YLH828 chromosome 4, ASM3356847v2, whole genome shotgun sequence DNA encodes these proteins:
- the LOC140894564 gene encoding phosphatidylinositol 4-kinase gamma 4, with the protein MSSAGLVSIVPSREDNVIFSPPQSPQLSPESILIYVAMSGSMVPMRVLESDSIESLKLRIQNCKGIFTRNQKLVCRGRELARSNSLMRDYGVSNGNVLHLVLRLSDLQVINVRTSCGKEFTFHVEKSRDVAYVKRQIAKKKNFEHIEDQDVLLNDELIEDQTLINHLSKNNSDAVIYLLVRKSAKIRATPVGKNFELSIVAPQVNDPRKCGDDSKHDRDLYVPTKTPVVERVLEPVIVNPKIQLFPKISDLINRTMKGLDSGKCPIRSSEGTGGAYFMLDSSGTKCLSVFKPVDEEPMAVNNPRGLPPSEDGEGLKKGTRVGEGAIRECAVYLLDHPMSGRRSFTGELRGFAGVPPTVYVKCLHSGFNHPDGVSVKTGSLQMFMENSGSCEDMGPSSFPVQEVHKIAVLDMRMANADRHAGNILVSKGEDGQTMLIPIDHGYCLPYSFEDCTFDWLYWPQARQPFSAETLEYIQSLDAENDIALLKFYGWELPLECARVLRISTMLLKKGTENGLTPFAIGSMMCRKTVRKESVIEEIIQEAWDSVIPGCSEAAFLDSVSSIVDSRLEEMV; encoded by the exons ATGTCTTCGGCTGGATTGGTTTCCATTGTCCCGAGTCGCGAGGATAATGTGATTTTTTCGCCTCCCCAATCCCCTCAACTTAGTCCGGAATCTATTTTGATCTATGTTGCTATGTCGGGCTCGATGGTTCCAATGCGGGTCCTGGAGTCGGATTCCATTGAATCGCTGAAGCTTCGGATTCAAAATTGTAAAGGGATATTCACGAGGAACCAAAAATTGGTCTGTCGAGGTAGGGAATTGGCACGGAGCAATTCCCTCATGCGGGATTATGGCGTGAGCAATGGAAATGTTCTGCATTTGGTCCTTCGCCTGTCTGACCTCCAGGTCATTAATGTGAGGACGAGTTGTGGGAAAGAATTCACCTTTCATGTTGAGAAAAGCCGGGATGTTGCTTATGTTAAACGTCAGAtagcaaagaaaaaaaattttgaacataTTGAGGATCAAGATGTCTTGCTTAACGACGAGTTGATTGAGGATCAGACGCTGATAAACCATCTCTCTAAGAATAACTCTGATGCCGTGATTTATTTGCTTGTCCGGAAATCAGCAAAAATCAGGGCTACCCCGGTGGGAAAGAACTTTGAGCTGTCCATTGTAGCACCACAGGTTAATGACCCGAGAAAGTGTGGGGATGATTCGAAGCATGACCGTGATCTTTATGTTCCAACCAAGACCCCCGTTGTGGAGAGAGTACTGGAGCCCGTTATTGTTAACCCAAAGATCCAGCTTTTTCCAAAGATCAGTGATTTGATCAATCGTACCATGAAGGGTCTGGACAGTGGAAAATGTCCAATTAGGTCATCAGAAGGTACTGGAGGAGCATACTTTATGTTGGATTCTTCGGGTACTAAATGTTTATCAGTTTTCAAGCCAGTTGATGAGGAGCCTATGGCTGTGAATAACCCTCGTGGGCTTCCTCCGTCAGAAGATGGTGAAGGATTGAAGAAAGGAACCAGAGTTGGAGAAGGTGCGATCCGGGAGTGTGCTGTCTACTTACTAGATCATCCAATGAGTGGTCGGCGCTCGTTTACTGGAGAGCTTAGGGGCTTTGCCGGAGTTCCTCCTACTGTTTATGTCAAGTGCCTTCACAGTGGTTTTAATCATCCTGATGGGGTTTCTGTTAAGACCGGGTCCTTGCAAATGTTCATGGAGAATAGTGGAAGTTGTGAGGATATGGGGCCTAGCTCCTTTCCAGTTCAGGAAGTGCACAAGATAGCAGTGTTGGATATGAGGATGGCCAACGCAGATAGGCATGCTGGAAATATATTGGTGAGTAAAGGTGAAGACGGCCAAACCATGCTAATCCCAATTGATCATGGCTACTGCTTGCCTTATAGT TTTGAAGATTGCACATTTGACTGGCTGTACTGGCCCCAAGCTCGCCAGCCTTTCAGTGCTGAGACCCTAGAGTACATACAATCACTGGATGCGGAAAACGACATCGCCTTGCTCAAATTCTATGGTTGGGAGCTCCCGCTTGAATGTGCTCGCGTGCTACGTATATCAACCATGCTTCTGAAGAAAGGCACAGAGAATGGCCTGACTCCATTTGCCATAGGAAGCATGATGTGCAGAAAAACCGTGAGGAAAGAGTCCGTCATCGAGGAGATCATCCAAGAAGCTTGGGACTCCGTGATCCCAGGCTGTAGTGAAGCTGCATTCCTTGATTCGGTGTCCTCTATTGTGGATAGCCGTCTGGAGGAGATGGTCTAA